One genomic region from Paracoccus pantotrophus encodes:
- a CDS encoding helix-turn-helix transcriptional regulator encodes MSVTHLNQVELAARWKISPRTLERWRWTGEGPAFIKIGGRVVYRLEDVEAYEASRHCSSTADKPAEKLA; translated from the coding sequence ATGTCAGTCACGCATCTCAACCAGGTCGAGCTGGCGGCTCGATGGAAGATCAGCCCGCGCACGCTGGAGCGCTGGCGTTGGACCGGTGAGGGCCCCGCCTTCATCAAGATCGGCGGCCGGGTCGTGTACCGGCTCGAGGATGTCGAGGCCTACGAGGCCAGCCGGCACTGCTCGAGCACGGCCGACAAGCCCGCTGAAAAGCTGGCGTGA